Part of the Sinomonas atrocyanea genome is shown below.
GTCGAGCTGGTCAATCCGACCTGCGGCGACCGGGTGGACCTCGCCCTGACGGTCGACGGCGGGAAGGCCGTGCTCCGCGGCACCGCCAGCGGATGCGCCCTCTCGCGGGCCGCTGCCTCGCTGCTCGCCGCCACCCTCCGCTCGATGGTGCCGCAGGAGGCCGCGATGCTGCTCGACGTCCTGGTGGCCGCCCGGGCGGCCGGCAGGCCGCTGGACCGGGCGGCCCTCCCCGACCTCGGCCACTCTGCCCCGGAGTCCTGCGCGGAGGCCCTGCTGGCCCTCGCCGAGCTCGCCGTCGCTCCGCTCAGGCGGCGGTGCATCCTCCTGCCGTGGACTGCAGCCAGGACCCTCCTGGAGACCGGATCGACGCCGGCCTGAGGCCCTCACCCTCCCCGCAGGGGCGGACGACGGCGGCCGCTCGCCCCGCGCGGGGTGTGCGGCCGGCGTCGTCCGCGCCACTACGGCGTGGGATGCTCCGCGTCGTAGCGCGCGAAGCCCGGCTGCGCCACGTGCAGCACCCAGACGAGCGCGATGCACGCCAGGGCGCCGACCACGATCGAGGTGCCCTCGCCGAGCCACGAGGCCATGCCGCCGGAGAACACGTCGCCGAGGCGCGGCCCGCCGCCCACCACCACGGTGAACACGCCGCCCTGCAGGCGCCCGCGCAGGGCATCCGGGGTGGCGGCCTGGAGGATGGTGGAGCGCAGGGCGGCGCTCACGGAGTCGGCCGCGCCCGCGGCGACCATGCAGAGGATCGCGGGCAGCACCCACCACGTCGGGCCGCCCGGCGAGGTGCGCCCGGCGGAGAGCACTACGGTCCCGAGCGCGAGGATGCTCGCGCCCCACGCCACCACGGACCACTGGACGCCGCGGCCCTGCCAGCGCAGCCGCGCGACCGGACCCGAGAACAGGCCGCCGAGGAAGGTGCCGGCGGCGATCCCGGCCAGCAGGGCGCCCGCGGTGGCCGCCCCGCCGCCGAGGGCGAGGACCGCGACGGCCGGGAGCACGGCGCGCGGCATGGCGAAGACCATCGCGCACATGTCGATGAGGAACGTCATCCGGATGTTGGGCCGGGTTCCGAGGAACTGGAACCCCTCCGCGACCGAGCGGATCCCGGCCCGGCGCACCGCGCCCTCGGGCGGCAGCGGCGGCAGGCGGAACAGCGCCCACATCGCCACGGTGAAGCTGAGCACATCGAACGTGTACGTCCACCCGTAGTCCACCGATGCCACGAGTGCGCCGGCGAGCAGCGGCCCGGCGGCGCCGCCGAGGCCGAAGGTGATCATGTTCAGGGCGTTGGCCGCCGCGAGCTTCTCGGGGCGGATGAGCCGCGGGATGATCGCGCTGCGCGCCGGCATGTTCAGGCCCGTGCCGAGGGCCTGGATCCCCACGAGCAGGTAGATGAGCAGGACGTTCTCGAGGCGCAGCCACGCCTGCAGCGCGATGAGCGCGCTCGTG
Proteins encoded:
- a CDS encoding iron-sulfur cluster assembly scaffold protein, with amino-acid sequence MDREELLAVIEQHGATAPGLAPRTPGDGRADTRRVELVNPTCGDRVDLALTVDGGKAVLRGTASGCALSRAAASLLAATLRSMVPQEAAMLLDVLVAARAAGRPLDRAALPDLGHSAPESCAEALLALAELAVAPLRRRCILLPWTAARTLLETGSTPA
- a CDS encoding MFS transporter; the protein is MRNYLADTSPLTESLEFRRLWFGQLLSILGSQLTVTAVSLQVYDLTRSSFNVGLLGLVALVPFVFAGLYGGAIVDANDRRTVAIASSWLLWGTSALIALQAWLRLENVLLIYLLVGIQALGTGLNMPARSAIIPRLIRPEKLAAANALNMITFGLGGAAGPLLAGALVASVDYGWTYTFDVLSFTVAMWALFRLPPLPPEGAVRRAGIRSVAEGFQFLGTRPNIRMTFLIDMCAMVFAMPRAVLPAVAVLALGGGAATAGALLAGIAAGTFLGGLFSGPVARLRWQGRGVQWSVVAWGASILALGTVVLSAGRTSPGGPTWWVLPAILCMVAAGAADSVSAALRSTILQAATPDALRGRLQGGVFTVVVGGGPRLGDVFSGGMASWLGEGTSIVVGALACIALVWVLHVAQPGFARYDAEHPTP